One window of the Arthrobacter sp. zg-Y919 genome contains the following:
- the nth gene encoding endonuclease III: protein MAKATGSDPSLLALKRRARRINRLLGEAYPYAVAELDFTNAFELLVATVLSAQTTDIRVNAVTPTLFARYPDAKAMAEADEETLQEIIRPTGFFRAKSASVKALSTRLVDEFDGQVPDRLEDLVTLPGVGRKTANVVLGNAFGIPGITVDTHFGRLSRRFGWTTATDPVKVEEEVAALFEPRDWTPLSNRVVFHGRRVCHAKKPACGACPVAQLCPSYGEGETDPVKARKLLKYELAPGREELHARMMAAETRAQLRAAGFGLEA, encoded by the coding sequence GTGGCAAAGGCAACCGGCAGCGACCCGTCCCTCCTCGCATTGAAACGGAGGGCGCGGCGCATTAACCGGCTGCTCGGCGAGGCCTACCCCTACGCCGTTGCCGAACTGGACTTCACCAACGCGTTCGAGCTGCTGGTGGCCACTGTGCTTTCGGCTCAGACCACTGACATCCGGGTCAACGCCGTCACGCCCACCCTGTTTGCCCGTTATCCGGATGCCAAGGCAATGGCCGAGGCCGACGAGGAGACTCTGCAGGAGATCATCCGGCCTACCGGATTCTTCCGGGCCAAATCCGCGAGTGTAAAAGCCTTGTCGACCCGGTTGGTGGATGAGTTTGACGGCCAGGTGCCGGACCGGCTCGAAGACCTGGTCACCCTGCCCGGCGTCGGGCGCAAGACCGCGAACGTGGTGCTCGGCAATGCCTTCGGCATTCCCGGTATCACTGTCGACACGCACTTTGGGCGTCTCTCCCGCCGGTTCGGCTGGACCACCGCCACGGACCCGGTCAAGGTCGAGGAAGAGGTCGCGGCGCTGTTCGAGCCCCGGGACTGGACGCCGCTCTCCAACCGGGTGGTGTTCCATGGCCGCCGTGTCTGCCATGCCAAGAAGCCCGCCTGCGGGGCCTGCCCCGTCGCGCAGCTGTGCCCGTCCTACGGGGAGGGAGAGACTGATCCCGTGAAGGCCCGGAAACTGCTGAAGTATGAGCTCGCCCCAGGACGCGAGGAACTGCATGCCCGGATGATGGCCGCGGAAACCCGTGCGCAGCTGCGGGCCGCGGGCTTCGGACTGGAAGCATGA
- a CDS encoding TetR/AcrR family transcriptional regulator encodes MSAQTVRERILEQASALFYTEGIRAVSADRVIAAAGTAKVTFYRYFRSKDDLVIAYLQEQSALMRARAADLDPDPCAGLRQFAEAMGVEACSAGFRGCPFINAAAEYTDPGHPVRAVVSEHRAWLHSLVTQRLQQLGIRDTEALADQLLMLRDGAMVHGYVTDGTSVGQALATAGKALILPHLPK; translated from the coding sequence ATGTCAGCGCAAACCGTGCGGGAGCGGATCCTGGAACAGGCTTCCGCCCTGTTTTATACCGAAGGCATCCGTGCGGTCAGCGCGGACAGGGTCATCGCTGCTGCCGGGACCGCGAAGGTGACCTTCTACCGTTACTTCCGCTCCAAAGATGACCTGGTGATTGCCTATCTGCAGGAGCAGTCCGCCCTGATGCGGGCGCGCGCAGCTGATCTGGATCCCGATCCCTGCGCAGGACTGCGCCAGTTCGCCGAAGCCATGGGGGTGGAGGCCTGCTCCGCAGGCTTCCGGGGGTGTCCCTTCATCAATGCTGCCGCGGAATACACGGATCCCGGCCACCCCGTCCGTGCCGTCGTTTCTGAACACCGCGCCTGGCTGCATTCCCTGGTAACCCAACGGCTGCAGCAGCTCGGCATCAGGGATACCGAAGCCCTCGCAGACCAGCTCCTGATGCTCCGGGACGGCGCCATGGTCCACGGCTATGTCACGGACGGCACCTCCGTCGGGCAGGCACTGGCGACGGCCGGCAAGGCTCTGATCCTCCCCCACCTCCCGAAATAA
- the ssd gene encoding septum site-determining protein Ssd: MNEEQGTQAYASGRAGPLPEPDGRRGRRLRGTMPGEGAVVVLVAEDQGLRDEVARLAAAAGVEISVAAGVADALALEPEVLLLGSDHVRSLAERGGGERGIPGVRAASSPGALPPGAGKTEVIVVGLAPDTGIWDVAAASSAARVAILPAAAGWLAGYLSRQRSVSGGVVLGVLGGCGGAGASAVACWLSAGAADRGEPVLLVEGDPWGAGLEWVLGAGELEGIRWPDLVELSGSLNPVQLAAGLPALAGFSLLARGGGQPSPDVGVIRAVMDAARSGYGLTLVDLGRAMGPDCLLPFCDQVLLVVPGRAAGILAARTLLPYLGPVPVQVVVRGSLGDGLDELRTAEALGLPLAGYVPSLKGMDRAMDTGRVLSCLGRPGIRRGVRRILDQVLPRPAGAHP; this comes from the coding sequence ATGAACGAGGAACAAGGCACCCAAGCCTATGCGTCGGGACGCGCCGGGCCGCTGCCGGAGCCTGACGGCAGGCGCGGCAGACGGTTGCGCGGGACTATGCCTGGCGAGGGCGCCGTCGTGGTGCTGGTAGCCGAAGACCAAGGGCTGCGGGACGAAGTGGCACGCCTGGCTGCCGCAGCCGGTGTTGAAATCTCCGTGGCCGCGGGCGTCGCAGATGCCCTGGCACTGGAACCTGAGGTGCTGCTGCTGGGCAGTGACCATGTGCGGTCACTGGCCGAGCGTGGGGGCGGCGAGCGCGGCATTCCGGGAGTCCGGGCGGCTTCCAGTCCGGGTGCTTTACCTCCGGGGGCAGGGAAAACCGAGGTCATTGTGGTGGGGCTGGCACCGGACACCGGCATTTGGGATGTTGCTGCTGCGAGTTCTGCGGCGCGGGTGGCCATCCTGCCCGCCGCCGCGGGGTGGCTCGCCGGTTACTTGAGCAGGCAGCGGAGTGTTTCCGGCGGGGTGGTGCTGGGCGTGCTGGGCGGCTGCGGCGGGGCCGGGGCTTCCGCCGTCGCGTGTTGGCTGAGCGCCGGAGCGGCGGACCGGGGCGAACCCGTGCTGCTCGTGGAAGGGGATCCATGGGGTGCCGGCCTCGAATGGGTGCTGGGGGCCGGGGAGCTGGAGGGCATCCGCTGGCCGGACCTGGTGGAATTGAGCGGCAGCCTGAACCCGGTGCAGCTGGCAGCAGGGCTGCCGGCGCTGGCAGGTTTTTCCTTGCTGGCACGGGGCGGCGGTCAACCTTCCCCGGATGTAGGGGTGATCCGGGCGGTCATGGACGCGGCCCGTAGCGGGTATGGACTGACTCTGGTGGATCTTGGCCGTGCAATGGGTCCGGATTGCCTGCTGCCGTTCTGTGACCAGGTGCTTCTGGTGGTTCCGGGCAGGGCCGCCGGTATCTTGGCCGCACGTACGCTGCTGCCGTATCTGGGGCCGGTTCCCGTCCAAGTTGTGGTCCGTGGTTCTCTCGGCGACGGACTTGATGAGCTGCGGACCGCTGAGGCCCTCGGGCTCCCGTTGGCGGGGTATGTTCCCTCATTGAAGGGGATGGACCGGGCCATGGACACCGGGCGGGTGCTGTCCTGTCTGGGGCGGCCCGGGATCAGGCGCGGCGTCCGACGGATACTGGACCAGGTTCTGCCCCGTCCAGCCGGGGCACACCCGTGA
- a CDS encoding organic hydroperoxide resistance protein has protein sequence MSALYTAAATATGDGRNGEARTSDGKLEVNLSTPTEMGGSGEGTNPEQLFATGYAACFLSALKMIARAEKAPISDAAVTADVSIYKNDDGGFKLGVELHVEMSGVDEATAEKLTQAAHQVCPYSNATRGNIEVDLDVTVG, from the coding sequence ATGAGCGCTTTGTACACCGCAGCTGCCACCGCAACCGGCGACGGACGCAACGGCGAGGCCCGCACCAGCGACGGCAAGCTCGAAGTGAACCTGTCCACTCCCACCGAAATGGGCGGTTCCGGCGAGGGAACGAACCCGGAGCAGCTCTTTGCCACCGGATACGCCGCCTGCTTCCTCTCCGCCCTGAAGATGATTGCCCGCGCGGAGAAGGCGCCGATCTCCGATGCCGCCGTGACCGCCGATGTCAGCATCTACAAGAACGACGACGGCGGCTTCAAGCTGGGCGTTGAACTGCACGTGGAGATGTCCGGCGTCGACGAAGCCACTGCGGAGAAGCTGACCCAGGCCGCCCACCAGGTCTGCCCGTACTCCAATGCCACCCGCGGCAACATCGAGGTGGACCTGGACGTCACCGTCGGCTAG
- the aroQ gene encoding type II 3-dehydroquinate dehydratase — protein MTTTGTRKLLILNGPNLNLLGTREPAIYGSSTLADVEAVAAAAATARGWTVDCVQSNHEGHLIDAIHAARGTADGIVINPGAYSHTSVAIPDALSGVELPVVEVHLSNIHRREEFRHHSFVSAVAQAVICGAGISGYRMAVEYLIESAEPTGK, from the coding sequence ATGACTACCACCGGCACGCGCAAGCTCCTGATCCTCAACGGACCCAACCTGAACCTGTTGGGCACCCGTGAACCGGCGATCTACGGCAGCTCCACGCTGGCCGATGTTGAGGCTGTGGCGGCAGCTGCCGCCACAGCCCGGGGCTGGACGGTGGACTGCGTCCAGTCCAACCATGAAGGGCACCTGATCGACGCCATCCATGCCGCGCGCGGTACGGCGGACGGCATCGTCATCAATCCCGGCGCCTACAGCCACACATCGGTGGCCATTCCCGACGCGCTGTCCGGAGTGGAGCTGCCGGTGGTGGAAGTGCATTTGAGCAATATCCACCGGCGCGAGGAGTTCCGCCACCACTCGTTCGTTTCCGCAGTGGCGCAGGCCGTGATCTGCGGCGCGGGAATCAGCGGCTACCGGATGGCGGTGGAGTACCTGATCGAGTCCGCGGAGCCCACCGGGAAATAA
- a CDS encoding MFS transporter, with translation MSTSPAAAAPAAPSPESSKMARKVAGASFIGTALESYDFYVFGTAAALILNRIFFPDVDAATGILLSFLTLGMGFIARPLGAIIFGHIGDRVGRKTSLIGTIVLMGVATGAVGLLPDYNTIGIWAPLLLVLLRLLQGLAVGGEWGGSILIATEHAAPRKRALYAAIPQIGSPVGTILVTGIFLLLTQVSDETLAAGVWRIPFLLAFPFMGIALYMRLAIDETPVFKGVAKAHQITRVPLLEVLRTQWLAVLVAASAALLGIGSYFLMTTYTQSYGISVLGLSESTVLNAALVGSVLQLATIPAFGFLANRIGSARMVLAGAVATLLISFPLYFIISNATTPVYILTILIGGIAPTAAWAALGGLMADLFPARTGFTAMSLAYSIAGILSGFTPSITQAFSTATDGAWWHPGVVLALMSVITIAGALAAQRMTRRNTEATVPAEV, from the coding sequence GTGTCTACTTCACCCGCAGCGGCCGCACCGGCCGCCCCCTCCCCTGAGTCTTCCAAGATGGCCCGCAAAGTAGCGGGTGCCTCTTTCATCGGCACTGCCCTGGAGTCCTACGACTTTTATGTTTTCGGCACCGCCGCTGCGCTGATCCTTAACCGGATCTTCTTTCCCGACGTGGACGCCGCGACAGGCATCCTCCTGTCCTTCCTGACGCTGGGCATGGGCTTCATCGCCCGGCCCCTGGGTGCCATCATCTTCGGCCATATCGGTGACCGGGTAGGCCGCAAGACGTCCCTCATCGGAACCATCGTGCTGATGGGTGTGGCCACCGGCGCCGTCGGCCTGCTGCCGGACTACAACACCATCGGCATCTGGGCGCCGCTGCTCCTGGTGCTGCTGCGCCTGCTCCAGGGACTTGCCGTCGGCGGTGAATGGGGCGGTTCCATCCTCATCGCCACCGAACACGCCGCTCCCCGCAAGCGCGCCCTCTACGCCGCCATCCCACAGATCGGCTCCCCGGTGGGCACCATCCTGGTCACCGGCATCTTCCTCCTGCTGACCCAGGTCTCGGATGAGACCCTGGCCGCCGGCGTCTGGCGCATTCCGTTCCTGCTCGCCTTCCCGTTTATGGGCATCGCGTTGTATATGCGTCTGGCCATCGACGAAACCCCGGTGTTCAAGGGTGTGGCCAAGGCCCACCAGATCACCCGGGTTCCGCTGCTGGAGGTGCTCCGCACCCAGTGGCTTGCCGTCCTGGTGGCGGCCTCGGCCGCGCTGCTGGGCATCGGTTCCTACTTCCTGATGACCACGTACACCCAGTCCTACGGCATCTCCGTCCTGGGCCTGTCCGAGTCCACTGTCCTAAACGCAGCATTGGTCGGTTCCGTGCTGCAGCTGGCGACCATCCCGGCGTTCGGCTTCCTGGCCAACCGGATCGGTTCGGCGCGGATGGTGCTGGCCGGCGCCGTCGCCACGCTGCTGATTTCCTTCCCGCTGTACTTCATCATCAGCAACGCCACCACGCCGGTCTACATCCTGACCATCCTGATCGGCGGCATCGCCCCGACCGCTGCCTGGGCTGCCCTGGGCGGGCTGATGGCCGATCTGTTCCCCGCCCGCACGGGGTTCACCGCCATGTCCCTGGCCTACAGCATTGCCGGCATCCTCTCCGGGTTCACCCCCTCCATTACCCAGGCATTCTCCACGGCAACCGACGGCGCCTGGTGGCATCCCGGCGTCGTCCTGGCCCTGATGTCCGTGATCACCATCGCCGGAGCGCTGGCCGCGCAGCGGATGACCCGGCGCAACACGGAGGCAACTGTGCCGGCAGAGGTATGA
- a CDS encoding bifunctional 3'-5' exonuclease/DNA polymerase, translated as MYIVLAPGIGAAQAEDETWTLQETDDAGAPSAPAVVVTRDRLPAAVRHYEQTPVRWVWETARGVYSRLLADGITVERCHDLALVRGILRFAESVPPTPYIEKLRTAEEPTDAAPRQLLPVRHSPDQTSIFDTLDAPAGTAGGPQQSTAAELAAELADQLDAVARSASPAKLNLLAVAESTGGMIAVEMENSGIPWRRDIHEAMLAEELGPRPPEGQRPEKLEQLVAELRRLLGNPGFNPDSPQELLRALHRAGIEVRSTRSWELQQHHHPAIEPLLQYKKLSRLLTANGWAWLDAWVDRGRFRPEYVVGGVVSGRWASRGGGALQIPKTVRDAVRPDPGHRLIVADAAQLEPRVLAALGQDSALAAAARGKDLYQGIADRNFEGDRAKAKLAMLGAMYGATSGESGRLMPVLTRAYPQAIGVVERGARAGEAGQVVSSHLGRSSPPVSERWLRAQQSTSAEEQRRADSLARAQGRFTRNFVVQATAAEWALCWLADIRRRLRAASSASPAGELVFFLHDEVMLHVPAGRVEEVSTLVTEAAAAATRLLFGDIPLEFPVVAVAVDSYADAK; from the coding sequence ATGTACATCGTCCTCGCCCCCGGCATCGGCGCTGCGCAGGCGGAGGACGAGACCTGGACCCTGCAGGAAACCGACGACGCCGGCGCGCCGTCCGCACCCGCCGTCGTCGTGACCCGCGACCGGCTGCCTGCCGCCGTCCGGCACTACGAGCAAACACCCGTCCGCTGGGTCTGGGAGACGGCGCGCGGCGTGTATTCACGGTTGCTGGCGGACGGAATCACCGTGGAACGCTGCCATGACCTCGCGCTGGTACGGGGCATCCTGCGGTTTGCCGAGTCGGTGCCCCCGACCCCGTACATCGAAAAGCTGCGTACGGCGGAAGAGCCCACCGACGCCGCACCCCGGCAGCTGCTGCCGGTCCGGCATTCCCCCGACCAGACCTCGATCTTCGATACCCTCGACGCCCCCGCCGGGACGGCAGGCGGACCGCAGCAGAGCACGGCCGCGGAACTCGCCGCCGAACTCGCGGACCAGCTGGACGCGGTGGCCCGGTCTGCATCCCCGGCGAAACTGAACCTGCTGGCCGTCGCGGAGTCCACGGGCGGGATGATCGCGGTGGAAATGGAAAACTCCGGCATTCCGTGGCGCCGGGACATCCATGAGGCCATGCTCGCCGAGGAGCTCGGCCCCCGCCCGCCCGAAGGCCAGCGGCCGGAGAAACTCGAGCAGCTCGTGGCGGAGCTGCGCCGGCTGCTGGGTAACCCCGGCTTCAACCCGGATTCCCCGCAGGAGCTCCTGCGCGCCCTGCACCGTGCCGGCATCGAGGTACGCAGCACCCGCTCCTGGGAGCTGCAGCAACATCACCATCCGGCCATCGAGCCGCTGCTGCAGTACAAGAAATTGTCCCGGCTCCTGACCGCCAACGGCTGGGCGTGGCTGGACGCCTGGGTGGACCGCGGCCGTTTCCGCCCCGAATACGTGGTGGGCGGCGTAGTGTCCGGGCGCTGGGCCTCGCGCGGCGGAGGCGCACTGCAGATCCCCAAGACCGTGCGGGACGCTGTCCGCCCGGATCCGGGCCACCGGCTGATCGTGGCCGACGCCGCGCAGCTGGAACCCCGCGTCCTCGCCGCCCTGGGGCAGGACTCCGCACTGGCCGCGGCGGCCCGCGGCAAGGACCTCTACCAAGGCATCGCCGACCGGAATTTCGAGGGTGACCGGGCGAAGGCCAAACTGGCGATGCTCGGAGCAATGTACGGCGCCACCAGCGGCGAATCCGGCCGGCTGATGCCGGTGCTGACCCGCGCCTACCCGCAGGCCATCGGCGTCGTGGAACGCGGCGCCCGGGCAGGTGAAGCAGGACAGGTGGTCAGCAGCCATCTGGGCCGCAGCTCGCCGCCGGTGTCGGAACGCTGGCTCCGCGCCCAGCAAAGCACGAGCGCCGAGGAACAGCGCCGGGCAGACTCCCTCGCCCGCGCCCAGGGCCGGTTCACGCGTAACTTCGTGGTGCAGGCGACGGCGGCGGAATGGGCCCTGTGCTGGCTGGCGGACATACGACGGCGGCTGCGGGCGGCGTCGTCGGCCTCCCCCGCGGGGGAACTGGTGTTTTTCCTGCACGACGAGGTGATGCTCCACGTTCCCGCCGGACGGGTCGAAGAGGTCAGCACCCTGGTGACCGAGGCAGCGGCTGCCGCCACGAGACTGCTGTTCGGGGATATCCCGCTGGAGTTCCCGGTGGTTGCGGTTGCCGTGGACTCCTACGCGGACGCCAAGTAG
- a CDS encoding CoA pyrophosphatase, whose product MSVLTDLEALAAGAAAGTTQFNVHIDQLRSSVDPATARAAAVLILFGVLDSRPADFSAEAVPGDVDVLLVERAATLNDHPGQVAFPGGSVDASDASVVAAALREAEEETGLDPAGVRVLGALPPVGLPVSNFLVTPVLGWWDKPTPVDVVDYGESASVFRVPVADLLNPENRRTAVLPGRKGAPRTPAFLVNGVLVWGFTGIILSSLLDELGWTQPWDEGREIVPKL is encoded by the coding sequence ATGAGCGTTCTCACGGACCTTGAAGCGCTGGCCGCCGGGGCTGCCGCCGGCACGACGCAGTTCAACGTCCACATTGACCAGCTGCGCAGCAGCGTGGACCCCGCCACGGCGCGTGCGGCGGCGGTGCTGATCCTCTTCGGCGTCCTGGACAGCCGGCCCGCTGACTTCTCTGCCGAGGCCGTCCCCGGCGACGTCGACGTGCTGCTGGTTGAACGTGCAGCCACGCTCAACGACCATCCCGGCCAGGTCGCCTTCCCCGGCGGGTCCGTGGATGCCTCGGACGCCTCGGTGGTGGCCGCTGCCCTGCGCGAAGCGGAGGAAGAGACCGGACTGGATCCCGCCGGTGTCCGGGTCCTCGGTGCGCTGCCGCCGGTAGGGCTGCCGGTCAGCAACTTCCTGGTCACCCCCGTCCTGGGCTGGTGGGATAAACCGACGCCGGTGGACGTCGTCGACTACGGCGAGTCCGCGTCGGTGTTCCGGGTCCCGGTGGCGGACCTGCTTAACCCGGAGAACCGCCGCACTGCCGTCCTGCCGGGCCGTAAGGGTGCTCCCCGGACCCCTGCCTTCCTGGTCAACGGGGTGCTGGTGTGGGGATTCACCGGCATTATCCTTTCGAGCCTGCTCGACGAGCTGGGCTGGACCCAGCCGTGGGATGAGGGCCGGGAAATCGTTCCCAAGCTCTAG
- a CDS encoding TadA family conjugal transfer-associated ATPase, whose product MSATGGTFPGSYAPAIGPDPLLARVRDRMLAHPEPVTGARLAAAVQASGRLLGSEGALHAVDRVRAEVQGLGVLQPLAALPGVSDILVNGPDRVWVDAGRGLELTGVRFAADSDVQALATRLVIAGGRRLDDSCPCVDVQLQGYRVHAVLAPVSTGSTLLSIRIHRNRTFTLGELARGGTLDEQCETVLRNIVRQRLNLLVSGATGTGKTTLLSALLSLSGPQERVVLVEDAAELNPVHPHVVGLQSRHGNVEGTGILDQAELVRQALRMRPDRLVVGECRGAEVRELLAALNTGHDGAGGTIHANSAADVPARLAALGALAGMTPDAVELQAAAALDVVVHLNRAAGGRIVSEVAVLGMAGGRLTAIPALVRTGTGYQRRAGWAELERRLAAHGVDGAA is encoded by the coding sequence GTGAGTGCCACCGGAGGCACCTTTCCCGGCAGCTACGCACCGGCCATTGGCCCCGATCCGTTGCTGGCGCGGGTGCGGGACCGGATGCTGGCCCATCCCGAGCCAGTCACCGGCGCGCGGCTCGCAGCGGCGGTGCAGGCCAGCGGGCGGCTGCTGGGATCGGAGGGAGCCCTGCACGCGGTCGACCGGGTCCGAGCGGAAGTCCAGGGACTGGGCGTCCTGCAGCCGCTGGCAGCGCTGCCCGGGGTCAGCGACATTCTGGTGAACGGACCGGACCGGGTCTGGGTGGACGCCGGGCGGGGACTGGAACTGACCGGGGTGCGCTTCGCAGCGGACTCCGATGTACAGGCGCTGGCCACCCGGCTGGTGATTGCCGGCGGGCGGCGGCTTGACGATTCCTGCCCCTGCGTCGACGTCCAGCTGCAGGGCTACCGGGTACACGCCGTCCTTGCTCCCGTTTCCACGGGTTCAACGCTCCTGTCGATCCGTATCCACCGGAACCGGACCTTCACCCTTGGCGAGCTGGCGCGCGGCGGAACCCTGGACGAGCAGTGCGAAACCGTACTGCGGAACATTGTTCGCCAGCGTCTGAACTTGCTGGTCAGCGGGGCAACCGGTACCGGGAAGACAACATTGCTTTCAGCCTTGCTGTCCCTGAGCGGGCCTCAGGAGAGGGTGGTGCTGGTCGAGGACGCCGCGGAACTGAACCCGGTGCACCCGCACGTGGTCGGGTTGCAGAGCAGACACGGAAATGTGGAGGGCACGGGGATTCTGGACCAGGCGGAACTGGTCCGGCAGGCGCTGCGCATGCGCCCGGACCGGTTGGTGGTGGGGGAGTGCCGCGGAGCAGAGGTGCGGGAGTTGCTGGCTGCCCTGAATACCGGGCACGACGGTGCGGGTGGAACCATCCATGCCAACTCGGCAGCGGACGTCCCTGCCCGGCTGGCCGCTCTAGGCGCGCTCGCCGGGATGACGCCGGACGCTGTGGAGCTGCAGGCGGCGGCTGCCTTGGACGTGGTGGTCCACCTGAACCGTGCTGCGGGTGGCCGCATTGTTTCCGAAGTTGCCGTCCTGGGCATGGCGGGCGGCCGGCTGACAGCCATTCCGGCGCTCGTCCGAACAGGTACCGGTTATCAGCGGCGTGCTGGGTGGGCGGAACTGGAGCGCCGATTGGCGGCACATGGTGTGGACGGGGCTGCCTGA
- the acs gene encoding acetate--CoA ligase produces MSDQSPAKKHGDAFENLLHEHRSFPPSTEFAASAVAQPSLYEEAAAEGHEFWARQARNILSWEQDFTQTLDWTDAPFAKWFVGGKLNAAYNALDRHVEEGRGDRVAIHFEGEPGDTRTYTYAQLTEEVKKAANAFESLGVSKGDRVAVYLPMIPEALITMLACARIGAVHSVVFGGFSAEALRSRIDDAEAKLVVTADGSYRRGKPTALKPAVDEALAKDGHTVQNVLVVRRNSEPVQWNDGLDRWWHDVVDSADAEHTAVGHDSEHPLFILYTSGTTGKPKGILHTTGGFLTQTAFTHLNTFDLHPETDVYWCTADIGWVTGHSYVAYAPLVNGATQLIYEGTPDTPHQGRWWELVEKYKVSILYTAPTAIRTCMKWGRDIPQKYNLDSIRVLGSVGEPINPEAWMWYRQVIGANGGKKEHPAPIVDTWWQTETGAHMIAPMPGVTATKPGSAQVAVPGISVDVVDEMGESVPNGSGGFLVVKEPWPSMLRGIWGDPERFKQTYWSRFDNMYFAGDGAKRDEDGDIWLLGRVDDVMNVSGHRLSTTEIESALVSHPSVAEAAVVGAADETTGEAVVAFVILRGSAKDDDDIVTTLRNHVGKEIGPIAKPRHILVVPELPKTRSGKIMRRLLKDVAEGREAGDSSTLADNTVMQQIAASLKK; encoded by the coding sequence ATGTCTGATCAGTCCCCTGCAAAGAAGCACGGAGACGCCTTCGAGAACCTGCTGCATGAACACCGGAGCTTCCCGCCGAGCACCGAGTTCGCGGCATCGGCGGTGGCCCAGCCGTCCTTGTATGAGGAAGCGGCAGCGGAGGGTCACGAGTTCTGGGCCCGTCAAGCCAGGAACATCCTCAGCTGGGAACAGGATTTCACCCAGACCCTCGATTGGACGGATGCACCGTTCGCCAAGTGGTTCGTGGGCGGCAAGCTGAACGCCGCATACAACGCCCTGGACCGGCACGTCGAAGAGGGCCGCGGCGACCGGGTGGCCATCCACTTCGAGGGCGAACCCGGGGATACCCGGACCTATACCTACGCGCAGCTGACCGAGGAAGTAAAAAAGGCGGCGAACGCCTTCGAGTCCCTGGGCGTCAGCAAGGGTGACCGCGTAGCGGTGTACCTGCCGATGATCCCGGAAGCGTTAATCACCATGCTGGCCTGCGCCCGGATCGGGGCAGTGCACTCGGTCGTCTTCGGCGGTTTCTCCGCCGAGGCGCTGCGCAGCCGGATCGACGACGCCGAAGCGAAGCTTGTGGTCACTGCGGACGGTTCCTACCGCCGCGGCAAGCCCACCGCCCTGAAGCCGGCAGTGGACGAAGCACTGGCCAAAGACGGCCACACCGTGCAGAACGTCCTCGTGGTCCGCCGCAACAGCGAACCCGTTCAGTGGAACGATGGACTGGACCGGTGGTGGCACGACGTCGTTGACTCGGCAGACGCCGAACACACCGCCGTGGGCCACGACTCCGAGCACCCGCTGTTCATCCTCTACACCTCCGGAACCACAGGTAAGCCCAAGGGCATCCTGCACACCACGGGCGGTTTCCTCACCCAGACGGCGTTCACCCACCTGAACACCTTCGATCTGCACCCGGAGACGGACGTGTACTGGTGCACCGCGGACATCGGCTGGGTCACGGGCCACAGCTACGTCGCCTACGCCCCGCTGGTTAACGGAGCCACGCAGCTGATTTACGAAGGCACCCCGGACACCCCGCACCAGGGCCGCTGGTGGGAACTGGTGGAGAAGTACAAGGTCTCGATCCTGTACACCGCGCCCACCGCGATCCGCACCTGCATGAAGTGGGGCCGCGACATCCCGCAGAAGTACAACCTCGACTCCATCCGGGTACTTGGGTCCGTGGGTGAACCCATCAACCCCGAGGCATGGATGTGGTACCGGCAGGTCATCGGTGCCAACGGCGGCAAGAAGGAACATCCCGCACCCATCGTGGACACCTGGTGGCAGACCGAGACGGGCGCGCACATGATCGCCCCGATGCCGGGAGTGACGGCCACCAAGCCGGGCTCGGCCCAGGTTGCCGTGCCGGGCATCTCGGTGGACGTGGTCGACGAGATGGGCGAATCGGTACCCAACGGATCCGGCGGCTTCCTCGTCGTGAAGGAACCCTGGCCGTCCATGCTGCGCGGCATCTGGGGAGACCCGGAACGCTTCAAGCAGACCTACTGGTCCCGGTTCGACAACATGTACTTCGCCGGCGACGGCGCCAAGAGGGACGAGGACGGCGACATCTGGCTCCTGGGCCGGGTGGACGACGTCATGAACGTCTCCGGGCACCGGCTGTCCACCACGGAAATCGAGTCGGCCCTGGTCAGCCACCCGTCCGTGGCCGAAGCCGCCGTCGTCGGGGCTGCGGACGAAACCACCGGCGAGGCCGTGGTGGCCTTCGTCATCCTGCGCGGTAGTGCGAAGGACGACGACGACATTGTCACGACCCTGCGGAACCATGTGGGCAAGGAGATCGGCCCGATCGCCAAGCCGCGGCACATCCTGGTGGTTCCCGAACTGCCCAAGACCCGCAGCGGCAAAATCATGCGCCGCCTGCTCAAGGACGTCGCCGAAGGACGCGAAGCAGGCGATTCCAGCACGCTCGCGGACAACACGGTGATGCAGCAGATCGCGGCTTCCCTCAAGAAGTAG